A single region of the Camelus dromedarius isolate mCamDro1 chromosome 21, mCamDro1.pat, whole genome shotgun sequence genome encodes:
- the SERTAD4 gene encoding SERTA domain-containing protein 4, whose translation MTLVLSMNRFCEPIVSEGAAEIAGYQTLWEADSYGGPSPPGPAQAPLQGDRGAGPPLPGAHYRGISNPITTSKITYFKRKYVEEEDFHPPLSSCSHKTISIFEERAHILYMSLEKLKFIDDPEVYLRRSVLINNLMKRIHGEIIMQNNWCFPTCSFNGPSAQEWFMAQDCPYRKRPRMAKEECEKFHACCFYQECGGHYLNLPLSVNANVGSASTTASSSSSSSASSSSSSSPPLPLPSCSHQVDFDVGSAPIYKGDGQIPASEIFVTNVRSLGVQEKAKLNDEKASNDTNRDGGPLRHEPVGNDLDFECKGQFYDYFETEYNEKNNVSESWKKSLRKKEPSPSNKLCCNKGSKI comes from the exons ATGACTCTGGTTCTGTCCATGAATAGATTCTGCGAGCCCATTGTCTCGGAAGGAGCTGCAGAAATTGCCGGGTACCAGACACTATGGGAGGCTGACAGCTACGGAGGCCCGAGCCCCCCAGGGCCAGCACAGGCTCCTCTGCAGGGAGACCGGGGAGCTGGTCCCCCGCTGCCAG GAGCACATTACAGGGGAATTTCAAATCCTATAACAACATCCAAGATCACATACTTTAAGAGGAAGTATGTGGAAGAAGAGGATTTTCACCCACCACTCAGCAGCTGTAGCCATAAA accATCTCAATTTTTGAGGAACGAGCCCACATCCTTTATATGTCCTTAGAAAAGCTAAAGTTTATCGATGATCCTGAAGTGTACCTCCGAAGATCTGTCCTTATAAACAATTTGATGAAAAGGATCCATGGAGAAATTATCATGCAGAATAACTGGTGCTTTCCCACCTGCTCTTTCAATGGCCCCTCGGCCCAGGAGTGGTTCATGGCTCAAGACTGTCCTTACCGAAAACGACCTCGGATGGCCAAAGAGGAGTGTGAAAAGTTTCACGCCTGCTGCTTTTACCAAGAATGTGGTGGTCACTACCTAAATTTACCCCTTTCTGTCAATGCTAATGTCGGAAGTGCCTCCACCAcggcctcctcttcctcctcctcctctgcctcctcatcttcctcttcctctccccctctgccTTTACCGAGTTGTTCCCACCAGGTGGATTTCGATGTAGGGAGTGCACCTATTTACAAGGGTGATGGCCAGATACCTGCCAGTGAAATCTTTGTCACTAATGTCAGGTCACTTGGTGTTCAGGAAAAGGCCAAATTAAATGATGAGAAAGCAAGTAATGACACCAACAGGGATGGTGGCCCCCTACGCCATGAACCTGTGGGAAATGACCTTGATTTTGAGTGCAAAGGccaattttatgattattttgagactgaatataatgaaaaaaacaatgtAAGTGAGTCTTGGAAAAAGTCCTTAAGGAAAAAGGAGCCTTCACCAAGTAACAAACTGTGCTGCaacaaaggaagtaaaatatGA